The Apium graveolens cultivar Ventura chromosome 11, ASM990537v1, whole genome shotgun sequence genome has a window encoding:
- the LOC141696131 gene encoding uncharacterized protein LOC141696131, protein MGATTSSIAAKLAFFPPESSYKIDIDEQTGKLKLIGVPEGEKAEVSKLQTKKGHNITAVYVRNLSAKLTVLYSHGNAADIGQMFKFLTELYDELCVNVMGYDYGGYGKSTGEPSEHNTYADIEAAYGCLKEKYGARDEDILLYGQSIGSGPTMELATRVHALRVVILQSAVLSGLRVIYQMKRTLWLDIYKNVDKIQYVHCPILIIHGTEDEVVDISHGRRLWELCEKNMNLCGLF, encoded by the exons ATGGGTGCTACAACATCATCCATTGCAGCCAAACTTGCATTCTTCCCTCCAGAATCATCGTACAAGATAGATATCGATGAACAGACTGGAAAACTTAAACTTATTGGTGTGCCAGAGGGAGAGAAGGCTGAAGTGTCCAAGTTACAAACAAAGAAAGGTCACAACATAACTGCGGTATATGTGAGGAATTTATCAGCAAAACTCACAGTGCTTTACTCTCATGGCAATGCTGCTGATATAGGCCAGATGTTCAAATTCTTGACTGAATTATATGATGAACTCTGCGTCAATGTCATGGG GTATGACTATGGTGGCTATGGGAAATCCACAGGAGAG CCAAGTGAACACAACACATATGCTGACATAGAGGCTGCATATGGATGCCTCAAGGAGAAATATGGAGCAAGAGATGAGGATATATTATTGTATGGCCAATCAATTGGGAGTGGACCAACCATGGAATTAGCTACACGAGTGCATGCATTAAGGGTTGTAATCCTTCAGAGTGCAGTCTTATCTGGCCTTAGAGTAATATATCAGATGAAACGAACACTTTGGCTTGACATATATAAG AACGTTGATAAAATTCAATATGTTCATTGCCCTATTCTTATAATCCAT GGAACAGAAGATGAAGTTGTGGATATCTCTCATGGCAGGCGCCTTTGGGAGCTCTGTGAAAAAAATATGAACCTTTGTGGCTTATTTTAA